The DNA window CCGCAGATCAAGTCCACGCTGGAACGGATCATCACCTTCCTGGATGGCAGCGGTGGCGGCGGACCGGAGGTCCCGCAGGGCGGTCCGGTCATCGCCCAGTTCCTCTACCCGACCATCGGTAAGGGCTGCATCGGCACCGGCGCCGATTCCATCGGCACCGCGCTCGCCGTCCCCGGCCCGGCCACCCTGCCGCCGCCGGGACCCGCGGCCGGTCAGACCGGATTCGTCTTCACCGCGCTCGGCACCAAGTCGCCGACACCGGAGCAGAACCCGCCGATGACGGTCCAGTGGCTGAACCTCGACACCCGGCAGACCGGCATCCTGCCGCTGACCGACGAGGCGAAGATCAACCCGGACGGCCCGGCCACGCTGTCCGCGATCGCCGACACCGGCTCGGGCCGGGTCGTCGCGGTGGTCTCCGGCTCGCTGACCACCAAGGCCGATGACGCCGATCCGCGGACCTGCTCGTTCCTGCCGACGCTGGGTTTCTTCACCGTCGCTTGAGTGCTGCCGCGAAGCCCGGCGGTCCGGACGGACCGCCGGGCTTTGTTCGGCGTCGACACGGTGGATCAATCGGTGCGATAGCTCGCCGCTCCGGAAAGACTGTGGTAGACAAAGGCTATGGCGACTGTCGAGGCTTCGCTTCGGTCCCGTTCTTCGATCCGCCCGGGTCGCTCGATCCGGAGTAGGCGTTCGCATCGATCGATCCTGTCCTTCCGCTCGGAAGGCTCGATACTGTCGATCGGCTCCGCCTACTCGATTCTGTCGATCGGCAGCGTCGGCTCGGTCCTGTCCATCGGTGCCGTCGGCTCGTTCGGCTCGGTGATCTCGTCGTTCTCGATCGGCAGCCTCGGTTCGGCCTTCTCCGGCATATCCCAGTGGTCCCTGTTCTCCTGGCGCGGCGACCACGAAGCCCCCGACAACCGGCCCATCCTGCGGGTAGTCCCCGACGACGAGCCCGAACTGCGTTTAGCCCCCACCTGCCACTGCCAGACCTAGCCGCCGCGCCGGCTCACCATTGGCCGTATTCGGCGGCGAGGATGTTGTTGATGTCGACGCCGACGCCGTCGATGGCGCGCTGATCGATCTCGATCTGATGCAGGTGTGCGGACGGGTGCACGAAACCCTTCGGTGTGCCCCAATTGTGCTGCCAGTACCAGGCACCCAGCCCCGCGGCGCGCGCCAATTCGATGGTCGGCGCGTTGGCGTAGATGCCGACGTTCTCCTTGCCGATCACCGACTCCCAGCCGAGGATGTACGGCGCGATCATGGCGGCAAAATCGACCGGTGTCGGATTGTCGTCGATGGAGGCGTAGATCGGCCGGTTCGCCGGACCGCCGGCGGCCAGGTGCAGCTCCAGACCGCGCGCGGCATGCTTCTTGCCCGCCTCCAGGCCGCCGCGCCAGTCGGCGGTAGCCCCCTTGCCGAACTGGTAGTTCGACACGATCGTCAGACCCGCGGCATGCAGTTGATCGACCTCGCTGGCGCGCAATGGCTTACCCGCCATCCATTCGGCGCCGGGGCGGCGATCGGAGACGTAGCGGATCACGCCGACATGACCGTCGTCCCTGATCGAACTGGCGGCGGGGATGCCACCCGCATAGTCGACGAGGGTGCCGAGCACACCGCTGGCCGCGGCCCGTGGCGCGGTCAGCCCGACGGCGGCGGCCGCGGCGGTGTAGGCGAACAACTGGCGGCGAGACACAGAAATGGAACGCATCGCAGGACTCCTTCGCGCAACCCGGACATGGATAGCAGCGTGCCCGGCGCACCTTCCCCAAGGTTCACTCGCGCGCCGGTAGCCTCGAACGTGCACTCATTTCACCATATTCACATGTGAACCGCTAGACCCACCGGAAACATGATTCACACTCGCCACATGCGTAAAATGAGTCGCGCTAGGCGATACCGTCGATCCGCGCCGCGACATCGATCGTGCGGCCCGAGCTATCGCTGAGCTCCTCGCGCACTACCCCGGCCACCTGCGCGAGGACCTGCTTCTTGATGCCGGCGAGCGCCCCGAGTGTGGCGGCCCGCATCCCGTGCGCCTTGAACTCCAGCCGCAGCTCATCCGAGGCGGGTGGCGGCACATCGATGACCACCAGTAGCGGATCGGCCGCCCGCGCGATCAGCACCAACGGGATCTCGACATCCGCGCGATAGCGGTTGGTCTTGAGCACATCGACGGTGATGTCCAGACTCACCGGCAGCGTCAGGTCGAAGGCCACCGGCTCATCCGACCGATCCGCGAGCTGCGGTATCCGAACATTCCCCCGCACCGTGACCGTCGCGGAGTTGCGCGGCCCGGTCCGGAACGGTCCGACCTCGATCGGACGGCCCGCGATCTGCTCGATGAATTCGAAGACCCGATCCCTGGTCACGATGCGCGAGAAGAACTGGTGCCCGAATTCGTCGTAGCTGATCCAGTCGAACTCGGCCTGGGTGGCGCGCTCGGAGCGAACTCCGTTGATGATGGCCTCGACGTCGAACACCCGGCCGCTGCGCGTCTGCGGATCGGCGAGCATCGCGTTCACCCGATTGGCGACCTCGCGCTGCACCACCCCGGCGATCGGGTCGAGCAACCACTCCCAGGCCGAGGCAATGGCCTGGGCGCGCAGCACGAAGCTGACGTCGCGGGCGGTGATCGGCGGGATATCGATCACGATGAGCAGCGGATGGGCGGTGCGCGCGTGCAGCGTGAGGTCGATTTCGGTGACCGCCTCCAACCGCAGTTTCCGCCCACCGAGCAGTACCTTCACCGACATCGACAGCGGCACGGTGACCTCGAAGGTGACATGCGGGCCATTGCGCAGGACGACCGGTTTGCCCACCTTGCCCTCGGCGACGAACCCGGCCAGTCCGGCCGGGCCGAGGGAGAACGGGCCGATCGTCATGCCGCGACCGGTCATGCTGGAGACCGCGGCCTCGATCCGATCCGCCGTCACCGCGTGGGTGACGAACCGCTCCCCGAAATCGGCATAGTCGATCCACGTGGGATCGTCGGTCGTTTCCTCGGTCGGCTGCATCAGAGTTTCCGAAACCCTCACCTCTCAACGGACACCCGACACGGTACGCGACGCGGATTTCCAGAAGGCGGGGCCGACGCGCCCCGATCAAGGGTCCCTGTCCTGCTGATGAGGGGGTAGCAGGACAGGGACCGGACGGCGGCGCTGCCGGGCGCCGCCTGCTCAATGGTAAGTGTTAACCGAGAGCTCGCCGACCACGCATCCACACTAGGAAGACCGGCTGAGCGGCAACACTATTCACAAACGACCGAACCCGACGATCCCGGGTGTCACCGCCAGCGGGAAGCGGTGCATCGCGATCTCGCCGAACTCGTTGCCGCCG is part of the Nocardia sp. NBC_00565 genome and encodes:
- a CDS encoding Rv1157c family protein — translated: MLRTRGSRILLSALAIAASASLAAPSTAVAAPAPAPVAPRNTIPMVPEGVPIDVLAALAPAIVGAIAGPADAKPVADAKPVADAKPVADAPKSAILDQARALLATLNLPPQIKSTLERIITFLDGSGGGGPEVPQGGPVIAQFLYPTIGKGCIGTGADSIGTALAVPGPATLPPPGPAAGQTGFVFTALGTKSPTPEQNPPMTVQWLNLDTRQTGILPLTDEAKINPDGPATLSAIADTGSGRVVAVVSGSLTTKADDADPRTCSFLPTLGFFTVA
- a CDS encoding DUF1906 domain-containing protein gives rise to the protein MRSISVSRRQLFAYTAAAAAVGLTAPRAAASGVLGTLVDYAGGIPAASSIRDDGHVGVIRYVSDRRPGAEWMAGKPLRASEVDQLHAAGLTIVSNYQFGKGATADWRGGLEAGKKHAARGLELHLAAGGPANRPIYASIDDNPTPVDFAAMIAPYILGWESVIGKENVGIYANAPTIELARAAGLGAWYWQHNWGTPKGFVHPSAHLHQIEIDQRAIDGVGVDINNILAAEYGQW